In Cyanobacteria bacterium GSL.Bin1, a genomic segment contains:
- a CDS encoding GNAT family N-acetyltransferase gives MIIRSLQWQELSQADEVFRLAFGTAANLSNPLQMFGDAGYMHRWYLPTGYAIAAEQNSQIIGTNFLARWGTLGLFGPLTVHPDYWNQGIASELMSATIAQFKQWQTPAITFFTSSHSAKHLWFYSKFGFSPGYLTTVLEKTVTPTVCEQPYCLYSTLSPQQQEESLIACQKLTDAIYNGLDLKAEIQLVVEQQLGETLLLWDEVGLAAFAICHYGVGSEGGSNNCYVKFGAVRPGSQAEERFEQLLRVCNVFAADCQLNTLTAGVNTSRHNAYQRMLAGGFKIRLIGVAMHQLPDQDYCRADVYVLDDRR, from the coding sequence ATGATCATTCGCTCCTTACAATGGCAAGAGTTATCCCAAGCCGATGAAGTATTTCGGCTCGCCTTTGGCACAGCTGCTAATTTATCTAATCCCTTACAAATGTTTGGCGATGCGGGATACATGCATCGCTGGTATTTGCCGACCGGTTACGCCATCGCTGCTGAACAAAATAGTCAAATCATCGGTACTAATTTCCTCGCTCGCTGGGGCACTCTAGGTCTGTTTGGTCCGCTCACCGTACATCCTGACTACTGGAATCAGGGCATTGCTTCTGAGTTAATGAGTGCTACTATCGCACAATTTAAGCAGTGGCAGACACCTGCAATTACCTTCTTTACCTCCTCTCATAGTGCCAAACATCTCTGGTTCTACAGCAAGTTTGGATTTTCTCCCGGTTACCTCACCACCGTACTGGAAAAAACGGTCACGCCAACTGTCTGCGAGCAACCCTACTGTCTCTACTCAACGCTATCCCCTCAGCAACAAGAGGAATCCCTGATTGCTTGCCAAAAACTAACGGATGCTATTTATAACGGTTTGGATTTAAAGGCAGAAATCCAACTGGTAGTGGAACAGCAATTGGGAGAGACCCTTTTACTTTGGGATGAAGTGGGCTTAGCTGCTTTTGCGATTTGTCATTATGGGGTGGGTTCTGAGGGGGGCAGTAACAATTGTTATGTCAAATTTGGTGCGGTACGCCCTGGTTCTCAGGCAGAAGAGAGATTTGAGCAACTCCTGAGAGTGTGCAATGTTTTCGCAGCCGATTGTCAATTAAACACCTTAACGGCAGGGGTCAACACTAGTCGCCACAATGCCTATCAACGAATGCTCGCAGGAGGGTTTAAGATTCGCCTGATTGGGGTTGCGATGCATCAACTGCCCGATCAAGATTATTGTCGAGCTGATGTTTATGTCTTGGATGATCGGCGATAA